Proteins from a genomic interval of Desulfovulcanus ferrireducens:
- a CDS encoding pilus assembly PilX family protein, translated as MKKESSSHLKKSEKGYVLIVSLLVMALLVIIGISATNISRTETQIAASDKAQKTAFFNAEAGVQYTLAQINNKTFPLPVTDNTSVTPTYTVPNGYDFTISAISKNGTNYSFTSTGRGPQGAKAVIRVVFQKTSNTLPPPDGAMGVYGPNSTIHFAGSGAHKNFVDGRDYDPPANFYCSGANCAGTLTSKPAKPGLYTENTTPTLSNVYDSGWKQNVYGDPPVKTGGGNMTATDWQDFANELIPLADNTINGTPTIAGSLTLGTRDDPQITYVTDDTKFAGSVDGAGILIVEEGATFQGTFHFEGLIIVLNKTWDVGTWDLDLGKGNAYLFGAVVVAGNNVADSEVELRGNAKIRYSSQALNNVGNKLLYTVSMTSWREVR; from the coding sequence ATGAAGAAAGAATCATCAAGTCATTTAAAAAAAAGTGAAAAAGGTTACGTCCTCATAGTCTCCCTTTTGGTAATGGCATTACTTGTTATTATCGGCATATCCGCCACCAACATCAGTAGAACAGAAACCCAAATCGCCGCTAGCGACAAGGCTCAGAAAACGGCTTTTTTTAATGCCGAAGCAGGCGTCCAGTACACTCTGGCCCAGATTAATAATAAAACTTTTCCCCTCCCCGTAACAGACAACACTTCTGTAACCCCAACCTATACAGTGCCGAACGGTTATGATTTTACCATTTCGGCCATATCGAAAAACGGTACTAACTACAGCTTTACAAGTACAGGCAGAGGCCCCCAGGGAGCCAAGGCAGTCATCCGGGTAGTTTTTCAAAAAACCTCCAATACGCTTCCCCCTCCGGACGGGGCCATGGGGGTCTATGGACCTAACTCGACCATCCATTTCGCCGGTAGCGGTGCACACAAAAATTTTGTCGATGGCCGTGATTATGACCCGCCGGCCAATTTTTACTGTTCAGGTGCAAATTGCGCGGGAACACTTACTAGCAAACCGGCAAAGCCCGGCTTGTATACCGAAAACACTACCCCCACGCTTAGCAACGTGTATGACTCGGGATGGAAACAAAATGTGTATGGCGACCCGCCCGTAAAGACAGGCGGAGGGAACATGACGGCAACAGACTGGCAAGATTTTGCAAATGAGCTTATTCCTCTGGCCGATAATACTATCAACGGTACACCAACCATAGCTGGTTCCCTGACCCTTGGAACGCGAGACGATCCTCAGATCACCTATGTAACAGACGACACAAAGTTCGCGGGCAGCGTGGACGGGGCAGGCATATTGATCGTGGAAGAGGGTGCAACATTTCAAGGAACTTTTCATTTTGAGGGATTGATTATCGTCTTAAACAAAACCTGGGATGTTGGTACCTGGGACCTGGATCTAGGGAAAGGGAACGCCTATCTGTTTGGCGCAGTTGTGGTAGCTGGCAACAATGTTGCCGATTCTGAAGTGGAGCTTAGGGGAAATGCCAAAATCCGTTACAGCAGCCAGGCACTGAATAACGTGGGTAATAAATTGTTATACACCGTAAGCATGACCTCCTGGCGGGAGGTCAGGTAA
- a CDS encoding type IV pilus modification PilV family protein, producing MNKKSQKGFSLIEVLIAMTILVIGILAVGGMQTTAVKNNAIGRRITEASALAASQLEFLTTLPYNDPLLNDRNGDGTTGLDKTDAQADFNITQGQYSISWNVALDSPISNTKNIRVIVTWTDGGKSRRVSFNCIKAPY from the coding sequence ATGAATAAAAAGAGTCAAAAAGGTTTCTCCCTGATAGAGGTTTTAATAGCCATGACGATACTTGTCATTGGCATTCTGGCCGTTGGCGGCATGCAGACTACTGCTGTTAAAAACAACGCCATCGGCCGCCGTATCACCGAGGCCAGCGCATTGGCTGCAAGCCAGCTGGAGTTCCTGACGACCTTACCATATAACGATCCCTTACTAAATGATAGGAACGGAGACGGTACTACCGGCCTGGACAAAACCGATGCACAGGCAGATTTCAACATAACTCAAGGCCAATATAGTATTTCCTGGAACGTCGCGCTGGACTCACCAATATCTAATACCAAAAACATAAGGGTCATTGTGACCTGGACAGACGGTGGAAAATCAAGACGCGTCTCCTTTAATTGTATTAAAGCGCCATATTAA
- a CDS encoding PilW family protein, which translates to MKKMSKVYHFKSNNGFTLIELLVVIAVSGVLLTAIYSAFQWQHKNYHVQEQVAEMQQNLRAAMDIMTMEIRMAGYDPTGSGKFGITNAAFNIIKFTSDMNDNGNVDPNETISYSLYDFDSDSNLDLARDDGSGRQLLAENIEYFGLAYAYDKDLDGNLETNSSSDIIWAIDTNNDGSLDYSIFDNSPISPVAIDRIRAVRIWILAKADKEDPDFQNTNTYVIGNQVITPNDKFRRRLLTGIVHCRNMGL; encoded by the coding sequence ATGAAAAAGATGAGTAAAGTTTATCATTTTAAGTCAAATAATGGTTTTACCTTGATAGAGCTCCTTGTCGTGATAGCTGTATCCGGGGTCCTCCTAACCGCGATATACTCGGCATTTCAGTGGCAGCACAAAAACTATCATGTACAGGAACAGGTCGCTGAGATGCAGCAGAATCTAAGGGCGGCCATGGACATAATGACCATGGAGATCAGGATGGCAGGGTATGATCCGACAGGTAGCGGAAAGTTTGGTATAACCAACGCTGCATTCAACATCATCAAGTTTACCAGTGATATGAACGACAACGGCAATGTCGACCCAAATGAAACCATCTCCTATTCCCTGTATGATTTCGATAGTGATAGTAATCTTGATTTGGCAAGGGACGACGGCAGCGGACGGCAATTACTGGCCGAAAACATAGAGTACTTTGGCCTGGCCTATGCTTATGACAAAGACCTCGACGGTAATTTGGAAACCAACTCGTCCAGTGATATCATATGGGCAATAGATACTAACAACGATGGCAGTTTGGATTACAGTATCTTCGACAACTCTCCCATAAGTCCAGTTGCCATTGACCGGATCCGGGCGGTCAGGATTTGGATCCTCGCCAAGGCAGACAAGGAGGACCCGGATTTTCAGAACACAAATACGTACGTGATCGGCAATCAGGTCATAACTCCTAATGACAAATTCCGTCGACGCCTTCTTACCGGGATCGTACATTGTCGGAACATGGGTCTTTAA
- a CDS encoding pilus assembly FimT family protein, with amino-acid sequence MKHRLSHNLIHQAGITFIEMAVVIAIMGILTALAVPNIVSWFPRHRLESAARDLLSNMQKIRLNAVRESKEWAIVFDVPNNRYLICSDKGPDNNWAAHSDNVIQETVNLDDYQSGVGYGHGNAAFDVAHNTTWGDHVTFTNNVAVFNARGLLSGFNGYCYLSNNNNDAVAIGARSSGAIVLRSWNGTDWE; translated from the coding sequence ATGAAACATCGTCTTTCTCACAATCTTATTCACCAGGCGGGAATTACCTTTATTGAGATGGCAGTCGTCATTGCCATCATGGGCATCCTGACCGCCCTTGCCGTGCCAAATATTGTCAGTTGGTTTCCCCGCCACCGGTTGGAGTCGGCGGCCAGGGACCTGTTGTCAAATATGCAAAAAATCAGATTGAACGCTGTCCGGGAAAGTAAGGAGTGGGCCATAGTATTTGATGTTCCCAATAACCGTTACCTCATTTGTTCAGACAAGGGGCCAGACAATAACTGGGCTGCACATAGTGACAATGTCATACAGGAAACAGTCAACTTAGATGATTATCAAAGTGGAGTAGGTTATGGCCATGGAAACGCCGCATTTGACGTAGCACATAACACAACTTGGGGCGACCATGTTACCTTTACTAATAACGTGGCCGTGTTTAACGCAAGGGGACTTCTATCGGGCTTTAATGGCTATTGTTATCTGTCAAATAACAACAATGACGCCGTCGCCATAGGAGCAAGGTCTTCAGGGGCAATTGTCTTAAGAAGCTGGAACGGAACCGATTGGGAGTGA
- a CDS encoding GIY-YIG nuclease family protein has protein sequence MKKGGCVYIMSNKSDKVLYTGVTNDLVRRVADSVKKSQLE, from the coding sequence ATGAAAAAGGGTGGCTGCGTCTACATAATGAGCAACAAAAGCGATAAAGTACTTTATACTGGCGTAACAAACGATTTAGTAAGAAGAGTAGCTGATTCAGTCAAAAAATCCCAATTGGAATGA
- a CDS encoding pilus assembly protein — MGSKIRILMVLVSLLCLPLQALAVEHNFPAGSLIIPMDSFYQPDTDGGILEAYGLTLYLLKAGVSIYWVINTEKTEINGTDVVIEDLSLEKDKAVVKLYDHKGGTTNLTFKPGDNPQKITYIGAPFIVDGSDAEKAKEVINQDGWAAVEVHEAQVPFKAPVYRKMEGALPKIALMDSSEKGGNAAILESYLRLAGICTDIYEVVTPNQIRDGILQLKDYDFLWAPHWEGYNSYSEDADGDGVSDVEEIVANIKKFLLAGKGMLAECASIETFEHSKNGRFLSTKGFGHNGGTNKAEDIIYNDKSLPYSQIGDFLFVPEGGHLHNWRPYVYGDPYSNVGDPPSNWDEDKVTVSNPSAYRETVTRFTIDNTGWDYYVGGYAYGNRDYGYVVYLGGHKYASCKKNVSENVNPEPEIHRLDFEFNKNISNESFTLVVKYNGGSNSTVTFNKNELTAKAGSPLELDLTTASVKNKKLTGVTFRNKGDSTITVDSITLFWNGGDTSQTLKKITDTKTDYELYNDKRGVSSGVELTANFTIDTTGGESTICTYNDDCSWKNIAGVRYVLNTLFDIKYMLTKQEYTRATPITSFPYLYQGSFEYPSFKGHFRCYDVRKGSANPEEAIWDTADHIKDPDTRQIFTARQERDGTWSRTGFDANHIEELRALLNLTPKTPAEGGNDTDEIQLINRVRGNKLGGIMHSAPAIVGPNSRTNKDREEIAYVGDLYGMLHAIETKTGREKWAFIPRNLLGKLKNDRTDPYAFPDFAAVDASPTVRDIYYDHDNDGDKEWRTILVCPEGMGGRYLFALDVTNPDDVKVLWEVTDQEDPGGGMGHAYRAAIGKVKWPVKYIDDPGKIVLNEKTKMPYAYETKWVVFVATGYAKIAENHGGISIFAYDLKTGKKLWRFSQDYQSAINDIPGAISLFDIDGDTFADRLYVGDMEGRMWELNTLWESNWEFKNELHPGQYERKPDGVGYYVGHRLNPNGTYDDFKYPEYADKQVPLWDAGVGNPISVSPAVTRFNPVVVIFGTGGADWTDNNERYKILAIDATDKNPNPDPRDPALAGAGTLLWEKDTGVGEKVWSSPTVAARHIYISTATGTMESHDPANDKMGTGYLYNLNLADGSGGWVTDDGLVESISIRKSRGAPYVDRKHVYLTTIDNQVIQIGDGNFTAPPGNRVILQSWREIWQ; from the coding sequence ATGGGAAGCAAAATTCGTATTCTAATGGTGCTAGTTTCACTACTCTGCTTGCCGTTGCAGGCACTGGCCGTGGAACACAATTTTCCGGCTGGTTCTCTTATCATCCCCATGGATAGTTTTTACCAACCAGATACAGACGGGGGCATACTGGAAGCATACGGCCTGACCTTATACTTGCTGAAGGCCGGAGTCTCGATATACTGGGTAATTAACACTGAAAAAACCGAGATCAACGGCACTGACGTCGTGATCGAGGACCTCTCTCTGGAAAAAGACAAGGCAGTGGTCAAACTTTATGACCATAAAGGCGGAACCACCAATCTTACCTTTAAGCCTGGCGACAACCCCCAAAAAATTACATATATCGGCGCCCCGTTTATAGTGGACGGCTCAGATGCGGAGAAAGCCAAGGAGGTTATCAACCAGGACGGCTGGGCAGCAGTCGAGGTGCACGAAGCTCAAGTGCCATTCAAAGCCCCTGTCTACCGAAAGATGGAGGGCGCACTGCCAAAAATCGCCTTGATGGACAGCAGCGAGAAAGGAGGCAACGCCGCCATTCTGGAATCCTATCTGCGGCTGGCCGGCATCTGTACGGATATCTATGAGGTAGTGACGCCAAATCAAATCAGGGACGGTATTCTGCAACTAAAAGATTATGATTTTCTCTGGGCACCACACTGGGAGGGTTATAATAGCTATTCAGAAGACGCGGATGGAGATGGCGTTTCCGACGTGGAAGAAATTGTTGCCAATATAAAAAAATTCCTCCTGGCCGGGAAGGGCATGCTTGCCGAATGTGCTTCCATTGAAACGTTCGAACACAGCAAAAACGGCCGCTTTCTCAGCACCAAGGGTTTTGGTCATAACGGCGGTACCAATAAAGCGGAGGATATAATCTATAACGATAAGTCTCTTCCCTACTCTCAGATCGGCGACTTTCTGTTTGTGCCTGAAGGCGGTCATCTGCACAACTGGCGCCCCTATGTATATGGCGACCCGTACTCTAACGTCGGCGACCCACCAAGTAATTGGGACGAAGATAAAGTTACAGTGAGTAATCCCAGCGCTTACAGGGAGACGGTAACCCGTTTTACAATAGACAATACTGGATGGGACTACTACGTAGGCGGTTATGCTTACGGCAATCGTGATTATGGGTATGTGGTTTATCTTGGTGGCCATAAGTATGCCTCGTGCAAAAAAAATGTCAGCGAAAATGTAAATCCTGAACCGGAGATCCACCGCCTCGATTTTGAATTTAACAAGAATATCAGCAATGAAAGTTTCACTCTCGTGGTCAAATATAATGGGGGCTCCAACAGCACGGTAACTTTCAACAAAAACGAACTCACTGCCAAGGCCGGCAGCCCTCTGGAGCTTGATCTTACCACTGCCTCGGTAAAAAATAAGAAGCTCACCGGAGTAACCTTCAGGAATAAAGGGGATAGCACCATCACCGTGGATTCCATCACTCTTTTCTGGAACGGCGGCGATACTTCTCAGACGCTCAAAAAGATTACCGATACTAAAACCGATTATGAACTTTACAATGACAAAAGAGGGGTTTCATCCGGCGTTGAGCTAACCGCGAATTTCACCATAGATACAACTGGCGGCGAATCCACCATTTGTACCTATAACGACGACTGCTCCTGGAAAAACATCGCAGGAGTCCGGTATGTTCTCAATACCCTTTTTGACATCAAGTACATGCTCACTAAACAAGAATACACGCGCGCAACCCCCATTACATCATTCCCTTATTTATACCAGGGGAGCTTCGAATATCCTAGCTTTAAAGGGCACTTTCGCTGCTATGATGTGAGAAAGGGTAGCGCCAACCCCGAGGAGGCCATATGGGATACTGCTGATCATATCAAAGACCCAGATACCCGACAGATATTTACGGCCAGGCAGGAAAGAGATGGGACCTGGTCCCGGACAGGCTTTGATGCAAACCATATCGAGGAACTCAGAGCGCTTCTCAATCTCACGCCGAAAACGCCGGCCGAAGGCGGCAATGACACAGATGAAATACAACTCATCAACCGGGTGAGAGGAAACAAGCTAGGCGGAATCATGCATTCAGCTCCTGCGATTGTTGGACCCAACAGCCGTACCAACAAAGACAGGGAAGAGATCGCCTATGTTGGAGACCTCTACGGCATGCTGCATGCCATTGAAACCAAAACCGGCAGGGAAAAGTGGGCCTTTATCCCGCGAAACCTGCTTGGCAAACTCAAAAATGACCGAACCGATCCCTATGCATTCCCGGACTTTGCCGCTGTAGACGCATCACCAACGGTCAGAGATATCTACTACGATCATGACAACGACGGCGACAAGGAATGGCGCACCATCCTCGTGTGCCCCGAGGGCATGGGAGGCAGATACCTCTTTGCCCTTGACGTCACTAACCCTGACGACGTGAAGGTGCTTTGGGAAGTCACCGACCAAGAAGATCCCGGAGGTGGCATGGGACACGCGTATCGCGCCGCCATTGGCAAGGTGAAATGGCCTGTTAAGTATATAGACGATCCAGGCAAAATAGTCCTGAACGAAAAGACCAAGATGCCCTATGCTTACGAAACAAAATGGGTGGTTTTTGTAGCTACGGGCTATGCAAAAATTGCAGAGAACCACGGGGGAATCAGTATTTTTGCCTATGACTTGAAAACTGGCAAAAAATTGTGGCGCTTTTCTCAAGACTACCAAAGCGCAATAAATGACATCCCCGGGGCCATAAGCCTTTTTGACATTGACGGTGATACTTTTGCGGATCGACTTTATGTGGGAGACATGGAAGGCAGGATGTGGGAACTCAACACCTTGTGGGAATCAAACTGGGAATTTAAGAATGAACTCCATCCCGGCCAATATGAACGGAAACCAGACGGCGTTGGTTACTATGTAGGTCATAGACTCAACCCTAACGGTACTTATGACGATTTTAAATACCCTGAATATGCTGACAAACAGGTTCCCCTTTGGGACGCCGGCGTGGGCAACCCTATCTCGGTGTCACCGGCTGTTACCCGCTTTAACCCCGTGGTAGTAATCTTCGGCACCGGCGGCGCAGACTGGACGGACAATAATGAACGGTATAAAATTCTGGCCATAGACGCCACGGACAAAAATCCGAATCCGGATCCCAGGGATCCGGCCTTGGCTGGCGCCGGCACCTTGTTGTGGGAGAAGGATACCGGGGTGGGAGAAAAAGTATGGTCCTCGCCCACTGTTGCCGCAAGGCATATTTATATATCCACAGCCACAGGCACGATGGAAAGCCACGACCCGGCCAATGATAAAATGGGGACCGGCTACTTGTATAATCTTAATTTAGCGGATGGCTCCGGAGGATGGGTCACCGATGACGGTTTAGTCGAGTCCATCAGCATAAGAAAAAGCCGCGGCGCCCCTTACGTGGACAGAAAACATGTCTACCTGACCACCATAGACAACCAGGTCATCCAGATTGGTGATGGAAATTTTACCGCCCCACCCGGCAACAGAGTGATCCTGCAGAGCTGGCGAGAAATTTGGCAATAA
- a CDS encoding PilX N-terminal domain-containing pilus assembly protein: MKNLISFKKEERGFVFVVALLIMTLLLIIGITANKTSRVETRIAGSDKTYKTVFCAADAGIEAGRAALYILKSVDSGNWDNLLAGKDLVGPYGGNNTLNDVIDKLNPNGRNVNGATYTLRVVDNNDLDGDPLVDTDNTVILISTATSYQNAQTKIQAGVRYIGAADEAPQERYGAENTGQAKNEVSAVTATNQRW; this comes from the coding sequence ATGAAAAATTTAATATCGTTTAAAAAAGAAGAAAGGGGTTTTGTCTTTGTGGTCGCCCTTTTGATAATGACATTACTTCTTATTATCGGCATAACCGCCAATAAAACCAGTAGAGTAGAAACTCGAATAGCCGGAAGTGATAAAACGTATAAAACTGTCTTCTGCGCCGCTGACGCGGGTATTGAAGCTGGCCGTGCAGCGCTCTACATTCTCAAAAGTGTCGATAGCGGCAACTGGGACAATCTCCTTGCCGGGAAGGATCTTGTCGGGCCATATGGGGGTAATAACACCTTAAACGATGTAATTGATAAGCTCAATCCTAACGGGCGTAATGTAAACGGCGCTACCTATACTCTGCGAGTTGTTGACAACAATGACCTGGACGGTGACCCACTGGTAGATACTGACAATACCGTTATTCTTATCTCCACCGCAACCTCATACCAGAACGCACAGACCAAAATCCAGGCAGGAGTGCGTTACATTGGTGCTGCAGATGAAGCCCCACAGGAACGTTACGGAGCAGAGAATACGGGCCAGGCAAAAAACGAAGTCTCTGCGGTGACAGCAACCAACCAGCGCTGGTAA